A single Pseudomonas brassicacearum DNA region contains:
- a CDS encoding nucleotide sugar dehydrogenase, giving the protein MRISIFGLGYVGAVCAGCLSARGHDVVGVDVAKDKIDMINAGKSPIVEPGLGELLAQGIQTGRLRGTTNFAEAIRDTDLSMICVGTPSKKNGDLELNYIEAVCREIGFVLRDKTTRHTIVVRSTVLPGTVANVVIPILEDCSGKKAGVDFGVAVNPEFLRESTAIKDYDQPPMTVIGEFDKASGDVLQSLYEELDAPIIRKDIAVAEMIKYTCNVWHATKVTFANEIGNIAKAVGVDGREVMDVVCQDKALNLSQYYMRPGFAFGGSCLPKDVRALTYRAGSLDVEAPLLNSLMRSNESQVQNAFDIVSSHDKRKVALLGLSFKAGTDDLRESPLVELAEMLIGKGFDLKIYDSNVEYARVHGANKDYIESKIPHVSSLLNSDFDSVIDSSDIIILGNRDEKFRALTENVPEGKQVIDLVGFMSKATNPSGRTEGICW; this is encoded by the coding sequence ATGCGCATTAGCATATTTGGTTTGGGTTACGTCGGTGCAGTATGTGCCGGTTGCCTGTCTGCACGGGGCCATGATGTAGTTGGCGTAGATGTCGCCAAAGACAAAATCGACATGATCAACGCGGGCAAATCGCCAATCGTTGAACCTGGTCTTGGCGAGCTATTGGCGCAAGGCATTCAAACAGGCCGACTGCGCGGTACGACCAACTTCGCCGAAGCGATTCGCGATACTGACCTGTCGATGATTTGTGTCGGTACACCGAGCAAAAAGAACGGCGACCTGGAACTGAACTACATCGAAGCCGTGTGCCGCGAAATCGGTTTTGTCCTGCGTGACAAGACTACCCGCCACACCATCGTGGTTCGTAGCACCGTATTGCCAGGCACTGTGGCAAACGTTGTCATCCCGATCCTGGAAGACTGCTCCGGCAAGAAAGCCGGCGTCGATTTCGGTGTCGCGGTCAACCCTGAGTTCCTGCGCGAAAGCACCGCCATCAAAGACTACGACCAACCGCCGATGACCGTTATCGGTGAGTTCGACAAAGCCTCTGGTGACGTTCTGCAATCGCTGTACGAAGAGCTCGATGCGCCGATCATCCGCAAGGACATCGCGGTCGCCGAGATGATCAAGTACACCTGCAACGTGTGGCACGCCACCAAGGTGACCTTCGCCAACGAGATCGGCAACATCGCCAAGGCCGTCGGCGTCGATGGCCGTGAAGTGATGGACGTGGTCTGCCAGGACAAGGCCCTGAACCTGTCCCAGTACTACATGCGCCCAGGCTTTGCCTTCGGTGGTTCCTGCCTGCCCAAGGACGTTCGTGCCCTGACCTATCGCGCCGGTTCCCTGGACGTGGAAGCGCCGCTGCTCAACTCGCTGATGCGCAGCAACGAATCCCAAGTGCAGAACGCTTTCGACATCGTTTCCAGCCACGACAAGCGCAAAGTCGCCCTGCTGGGCCTGAGCTTCAAGGCCGGCACCGACGACCTGCGTGAAAGCCCGCTGGTAGAGCTGGCGGAAATGCTGATCGGCAAGGGTTTCGACCTGAAGATCTACGACAGCAACGTCGAATACGCCCGCGTCCACGGTGCGAACAAGGATTACATCGAGTCGAAGATTCCTCACGTCTCGTCCTTGCTCAACTCCGATTTCGACTCGGTGATCGACAGCTCCGACATCATCATCCTGGGCAACCGCGACGAGAAGTTCCGCGCGTTGACCGAAAACGTACCGGAAGGCAAGCAGGTCATCGACCTGGTCGGCTTCATGTCCAAGGCCACCAACCCGAGTGGCCGGACCGAAGGCATCTGCTGGTAA
- the yaaA gene encoding peroxide stress protein YaaA, producing MLMVISPAKTLDYETPPATERFTQPQYLDHSQELIEQLRELSPTQISELMHVSDKIGGLNAARFGSWTPAFTPANAKQALLAFKGDVYTGLDAQSFGDADFDYAQQHLRMLSGLYGLLRPLDLMQPYRLEMGTKLANARGKDLYAFWGTRISQWLNEALADQGDDVLLNLASNEYFSAVKRSALKARVIDTEFRDLKNGQYKIISFYAKKARGLMSRFVIQERINDPAALSQFDVQGYRFNAQQSSRDKLVFLRDHAPE from the coding sequence ATGCTGATGGTGATTTCCCCCGCCAAGACCCTCGATTACGAAACACCGCCGGCCACCGAGCGTTTCACCCAGCCGCAGTACCTGGATCACTCCCAGGAACTGATCGAGCAGTTGCGTGAACTCTCCCCGACCCAGATCAGCGAGCTGATGCACGTCTCCGACAAGATCGGCGGCCTCAATGCCGCGCGATTCGGTAGCTGGACACCGGCGTTCACCCCGGCCAATGCCAAGCAGGCACTGCTGGCCTTCAAGGGTGATGTGTACACAGGCCTCGATGCGCAAAGCTTTGGCGACGCCGACTTCGACTACGCCCAGCAACATTTGCGCATGCTCTCTGGCCTCTATGGCCTGCTGCGTCCACTGGACCTGATGCAACCCTATCGCCTGGAAATGGGCACGAAGCTGGCCAATGCCCGGGGCAAGGACCTTTACGCTTTCTGGGGCACGCGCATCAGCCAATGGCTGAACGAAGCCTTGGCCGACCAGGGCGACGATGTACTGCTGAACCTGGCGTCCAATGAATACTTCTCGGCGGTCAAGCGTAGCGCCCTGAAAGCGCGCGTCATCGATACCGAATTCAGGGACCTGAAAAATGGCCAGTACAAAATCATCAGCTTCTACGCCAAGAAAGCCCGGGGCCTGATGAGTCGTTTCGTGATTCAGGAACGGATCAACGACCCTGCGGCACTCAGCCAGTTCGATGTACAGGGCTACCGCTTCAACGCTCAACAATCGAGCCGAGACAAATTGGTTTTCCTGCGCGATCACGCCCCCGAATAA